Below is a window of Thermodesulfobacteriota bacterium DNA.
TCGCTATGTACCTTGCCATGTAGGACGCGCTCCGGTCCACCTTGGAGGGGTCCTTGCCGGAAAACGCCCCGCCTCCGTGGCTCCCGTGGCCGCCGTAGGTGTCCACGATAATCTTCCGGCCGGTAAGGCCGCAGTCGCCGTGGGGGCCGCCCACCACGAACTTGCCCGTCGGGTTTACGTGATATACGGTCTCGGGGGTCAGCAAGCCGGGGGCCACCGCCTTCTTTACGACCTCCTCTATTATGCCCTCTCTGAGTGTATCGTCCGACACGTCCGGGGAGTGCTGGCTGGAGACGACCACCGTATCCACGCCTACCGGCCTGCCGTCGCGGTACCGTACCGTGACCTGACTCTTGCCGTCCGGTCTCAGAAAGTCGAGCGTCCCCCTCTTCCTCGCCTCGGCAAGCCCCATGGTTATCCTGTGGGCCAGCACTATGGGGAGCGGCATGAACTCCGGGGTATGGTCGCAGGCATAGCCGAACATAAGCCCCTGGTCTCCGGCGCCCTGCTCCTTCTTCTCTCCGGCGTCCACGCCCATGGCTATGTCCGGGGACTGCCTGTCCAGGGCTACCAGGACCGCGCAGGTGCGCCAGTCGAAGCCCATGTCCGAGCCGGTATAGCCGATACCCTTTATGGTCTCCCTGACCACGTCCTGGTAGTCTACTACGGCGTTTGTGGTTATCTCCCCGGCCACCATCGCGAGCCCCGTGGTGACAAGCGTCTCACACGCGACTCTGCTCTTCGGGTCATCCGTCAAGAGGGCGTCCAGTATGGCGTCCGAGATCTGGTCCGACACCTTGTCCGGATGCCCCTCGGTAACCGATTCAGATGTAAACAGGTATTCGCGCATCTCCACAGTCTCCTTATCTCTTTGTTTTGTGCATAGAACTTCTGATTATCAAACCTTTTCGGCGAATTGTCAATTTATTTCCGATTTCCACCTTCCCTCCCCGAAAAGTTCCCTCGAAACCATAAGCGGCCGGAGCGGCTTTAGCCGGAGGGGGGGGAGAGGGGGAGAGGGGACGGACGGGCGATGGACCGGCGGGGTCAGTTCGAGAACTCCTCCCTGTAGAACTCCGAAAGCCTGGCGCTCACGTAGTTCTCCACCTCCTTCGCCGTGGAGAACTCGAGCACTTTCATGCTTATCTCCCTGGCCTCGGAGAAGCTTACCGAACGGATGAGCCTCTTCACCCTCAAGAGCGAGAAGGCGTTCATGCTGAGCTGGTCGATGCCCATTCCCAGGAATATGAGGGCATGCTCGGGCTCTCCGGCCATCTCCCCACACACGCCCACGGGGATGCCCTGGGCCTGGGCGGCGTCCGCCACGCTCTTTATGATCCTCAGTACGCCCGGGTGAAGCGGCTCGTAAAGATAGGCGACATGCTCGTTCACCCTGTCGATGGCAAGCGAGTACTGGAGGAGGTCGTTAGTGCCTATGGAAAAAAAGTCCGCCTCCTTTGCCATTATGTCAGCTATTAGCGCGGCGGAGGGGACCTCTATCATGGCCCCGACCTCGATATCGGGGTCGAAGGGCTTCTTCTCCCGCTTGAGTTCCTCCTTGGCCTCCTCCAGGAGCGCCTTGGCCCTACGAAGTTCCTCCACCCCGGAGAGCATGGGGAAGAGCACCCTTATCTTGCCCGAGGCACTTGCGCGGAGCACCGCCCTCAGCTGGGTCTTGAAGATATCGGTCCTCTTAAGCGTAAATCTAATGGCCCGAAGCCCCATCGCCGGGTTCGCCTCCTCCACGGGCTCCCCGTGAGAGAGGAGCTTGTCGCCTCCCACGTCCAGCGTCCGGATCACCACGGGGTTGGGGGCCACCTTCTTAAGCACCCTCTTGTAGGCGCGAAGGTGCTCCTCCTCGCCTGGGAGGTCGCGGCGGTTCAGGTAGAGAAACTCGCTCCTGTAGAGCCCTATCCCCTCGGCCCCGTGGTCGACGAGCGAGCTTACCTCCTCGGTCATCTCCATATTGCCGGTAAGCGATATCCTGTGGCCGTCGGTCGTCTCGGCGGGCAGGTCCTTATAGTGCAGGAGCGCCCTGCCGTAGCTCTCGTACCGCTCCCTGCGCCTTTCGTATACCTTTATAACGCTCTTGGAGGGGTTTATTATAACCGCCCCCGTCATGCCGTCCACGACGACCGTATCCCCGGTCTCGACCTTGCGGGTGACGTTTTCGAGGCCCACCACGGCCGGTATCTCAAGGGACCTCGCCACGATGGAGGTATGCGACGTCCTGCCGCCTATGTCGGTGAGGAAGGCGAGCACCTTACTGCCCGCCATCTGCGCGGTATCGGTCGGGGAGAGGTCGTGGGCAACCACCACCACGGGCTCCTTTATGTCGGACATGGTCGCCTCTTTCCTGCCCGAGAGATTCACCAGCACCCTGTCCACTATATGCTCGATGTCCGAGCCCCTCTCGCGCAGATACTCGTCGTCCATCTTGTCGAAGGTGTCCTTTATCTCCTTCAAGACGGTCCTGAGCGCCCACTCGGCGTTCGCCCTCTGGCCCTTTATCACGTCTATGGTGTCCTTGATGAGCATCCGGTCCTTCAAGATCATCAAGTGGGCGTCGATTATGCGGATGTGCTCCCTTACCTTACCCTCGACGGCAAGCTTCCTCTTTATGCGCTGAAGCTGCTCTCTCGATTGCTTGAGCGCGTCCCTGAACCTCTTTATCTCGGCGTCCGTGTCCGAGGGGTCGAGGTGGCAATAGTAGGTGGACTCGGCCATGCCCTTGTCGATACGGTAGGCCTTGCCTATGACTATCCCCGAGGAGACCCCTATGCCCCTTAAAAGGGAGACCTCTTTTGAATCGTCGGTCATTACCCGTTACTCCTCCTCATCGAAGCGCCTGTCTATAAGCTCCTCTATAGCCGCGATGGCCGCCTCCGCGTCCTCCCCCGAGACCCTTACCTCTATCTCGCTGCCCTCGGGCGCGGCCAGTATCAGAAGTCCCATGATGCTCTTGCCGTCCACCTCCTGGCCGTCCTTTGAGACGAACACATCCGCGGTGAACTTATTGGTGGTCTGCACGAAGCGTGAGGCGGCCCTGGCGTGGAGACCTAGCCTGTTCTTTATGGTAAGTGTTTTTTCAACCGACATACTCGACCCCTTTGACCCTATTTTCCCGCTTTAAGTATGTCGCCCGCGAGCACGATGCTCTCCCTGCCGTGCTCCTTTAAATGGAGGACCAGATCCGGGAAGGCGAGCTTCTCCCTGTGGCTCAGGAATTTGAGTATGACCGGCAGGTTAACGCCCGTCATCACCTCGACTTTCCCCTGCCTGAGGAGACTCAGCGCCACGTTGGTCGTGGTGCCGCCGAACATATCGGTAAAGACCATTACGCCGTCACCCCCGTCCACATCACTAACGGCGGCGACCAGCTTCTTCTTTACCGTATCGCCGGTATCCCCTTCCTCGAGCGAGACGGTACGGAGCCCGTCCGCCTCCCCGGCTATGGCCGCGGCGGCCCCGGCTATGCTCTCGGCCACGGCCCCGTGCGCTAATATCACCCCTCCTACCACGATACCTCCATTAAGGTCTCCTTGAACCCCCCGTCTTTTCCGGGTCATGCAACTTGGCCCGGAGCCGCTTTTCCAGTTCGGTGCCCGGGCGGTACCCCATAATCTTCAAGACCTGGTTCCTGGCGGCCACCTCCACGATCGTGGCCACGCTCCTGCCCGGGCTTACCGGTATCTGAAAGTACGGGAGGTCCACGCCCAGGATATCGCGGGTCTTATCCTCGAACCCCAGCCTCTCGTAATCGCCCTTCGGGTCCCAGTCCACAAGCTCCACGACAAGGTCCATCTGCTTTCTCTCCCTTATGGCCGTTATGCCGAAGAGGTCCTTGACGTTAATTATGCCCACCCCCCTTACTTCCATATGATAACGTGTAATGCCCGAGGAGCTGCCGAAAAGGGTAGCGGTGGAAAGCCTCTTTACTATCACCGCGTCGTCGGCGACGAGCCTGTAGCCCCTGGAGACCAGGTCGAGCGCGCACTCGCTCTTCCCTATGCCGCTCTTGCCGAGGATTAGCGTGCCTATGCCCAGCACGTCCGCGAGCACGCCGTGCATCGTGGTGGTGGGGGCGAGCCTGTCCTCGAGGAAGCGTATAAGCCTCTCTATCAGTATGGACGAGGTGAGCTGGGTGGATAGGACCGGGATCTGTTTTCGCCTGGTAAGGTCCAGGAGAAAGTCGGGGGCCTCTATGCCGCGCGTTACTATAATCGCCGCTATCTCGGCTTCTTCGAGTATCTTGAGCGAGAGCGCGCGCCCGTCCTGATCGAGGCTGGTAAGGTACCCTATCTCCGCGGCCCCGAATATCTGCACCCTGTCCGGGTGGAGTTCCTCAAGCAGCCCGGTCAGGAGGAGGCCCGGCTTCTGTATGCGGGGCGTGGAAATCTCCTTTGAGAGCCCGACCCGGCCGGTATCGGCTTTCAGGGCCAACGACCTCTCGTCAAGGAGTTCTTTTACGGTTATGGGCATGAACACCTCAGTGGTGGAGGACGCAGGTCGGCGCTCCACCTCTCCTTTTTAGTGCCTGATGCGGACGGCAGAGTTGAGCCTCTCGTCCTCCTCGGCTATTATCCGGTATATCTCTTCCCCGGAAGACGCCTTTATAAGCCTCTTCCTGAAACCGCTGTCCCGCAGAAGCCTTGAGATGCTCGCGAGTACCTTCAAGTGGACCGCAGTGGAGTTCTCCGGGGCGACTATCATGAAAAAGAGGTGTACGGGCTTATCGTCCATGGAGTTGAAGTCGACCCCCTTCCTGCTCCTGCCGAAAGCGACCAGCACCTCCTCTATCCCCTTTATCTTGCCGTGCGGGATGGCCACGCCGTGGCCTATACCCGTGCTGCCGAGCTTCTCCCTTTCAAGGAGCATCTCAAGGAGTTTTTCCCTGTCGAGCCCCCCCACCCTCTCACAGAGGTCCGACGCCATCTCATCAAGGAGTTCGCGCTTCTCGGAGGCCCCCAGGTCGGAGATTACGTTGTCGCGGCTCAGGACGTCGGTAAGTCTCATCGTCCTCCCCCCCCTCCCCCGCGGCTGAACATTCTCGGGCGTCATGTGGCTACCTCACACGCGTCTCTATGAGGCCGAGGCCGCCGTCCCCGCGTCTGTAGAGGACGTTTACGTTGCTCGTCGCCGCGTCGGTAAAGACCAGGAAGTCCTTCTTCACGACCTCCATCTGCATTGTCGCCTCCTCGACGGACATGGGCTTGAGGAAGACGTTCTCGGTCTTAACGATCCTTGGCGGACCCTCCTCCAAAGCGCCCTCGGGCTCGCCGCCCCTTGCACCCGCGCCCTTGTGACCCTTCACCTTTTCCTTGTGCTTCCTGACCTGCTTCTCGATCTTGTCGATGACCTTATCTATCGCCGAATACATCTCCTGGGTCTCTTCCTGCGCCTTCACGGTAAGGTTCTTGGCGACCACTGTCACCTCCGCGATATGCCTTATCTTCTCCACGCTCAGCACCCAGTGGACCTCGATAGGATCGGCGAGGTACTTCCGTATCCTTTCGGTCTTCTCCTCTGCGTACTCCTTTATTGCGTCCGACGAACCGATGTGCCTGAAAGTAAAGGTGACCTGCATCTTTCTCCTCCGATTTTTTACGTTATTAGAATCAAAACGGACTCTTCCTCTTGCCGGCCGGGAGAATCCCCATCTCTTCCCTGTACTTGGTTACGGTCCTCCTTGCCAGGACGATGCCGGCCTCCTTCAGGAGGTCGGCTACCTTCCGGTCGCTCGACGGGCTCCTTGAGTCCTCCGCCCCTATTATGTCCTTGAGCTTCTCCTTTACGTATTCGGCCGTGGTATCGCTCCCGTCGGCACGGCTCATCCCCGTGGAAAAGAAGTACTTGAGCTCGAATATGCCTCTCGGGGTGTGCGCGTACTTGTTGGAGGTAACGCGGCTTATCGTGGACTCGTGCATCCCGATATCCTCGGCGACGTCCTTCAGGACGATGGGCTTCAGGTGCTCCAACCCCTTGTCGAGGAACTCCCTCTGGAACTTTACGATACTCTCCGCGACCCTGCATATGGTCCTCTGTCTCTGATAGACGCTCTTTATGAGCCACGCGGCGGAGCGGAGCCTGTCCCGTATGTAGCCCTTGTCCGCCCGCGACACGCCGTCGCCTCCCTTGATCACCTTCCTGTAGTACCCGCTTATCTTCAGCTTCGGCATGCCGTCCTCGTTAAGCGTCACCACGTATTCGTCGCCGACCTTCTGTATATAGACGTCCGGGATTATAGTCCGCGACTCGTCGACGCCGAAGCCGGCGCCGGGCGCGGGGTTGAGCGACCCGGTTATCATCCTCGTCCCCTCGACCACCTCGTCGATCGATATGCCCATCTCCCTGGCGATGGCCTTATAGTTCCTGTTAGCAAGCTGCCGGAGGTGGCCGGAGATTATCCCCTCGACGACCGTATCCCTCACCGGCAGGCGCCTGGCCTGAAAGAGCAGGCACTGGACGGTGCTTACGGCCCCCACCCCCGCCGGGTCGAAGCCGCGTACGGCCTCGAGCACCCTCGCCGTGTCCTCGACCGGGAGGGTGGTTTGGGAGGCTATCTCGTTTACGGTGGCGGCCTCGTGCTCCTCCTCGCCCATACCCTCCTTATCGACCACCCTCAGGTAGCCACTCTCGTCTATATTTCCGATTATAAACTCGCCCGCCTTTATCTCCTCTTCGCTAAGGTCTGAAAGTTTCAGTTGCAAGAGAAGGTGCTCTTCGAGGCTGCCGCCGGGGCGTGATATGTTCTCCAGGTAGTTGTCATCCTCTCTGCCGCCGCTAAAGCTCGTCCCCGGCAGGCTGCGGTTTTCAGAGTCTTCGAGATACGCCTCCCAGTCCATCTCCGGCACCGATTGCTCCTGGGCGGGCTCCGGCGCCCCCTCGCCCCCCTCGACCCCCCCAACCCCCTCCGACCCCATCTGCTCCTTAGCGGCGTCCTCCCCTTCCCCCCCTTCTCCTTCTGACGGGCCTGCCTCTTCGAGGACCGGGTTGCTCTGGAGCTCCTCGGACACGAGCGCTTCGAGTTCCAGCCTTGAAAGCTGAAGCATCTTTATGGCCATCCGCAGCTGCGGGGTCATAAGGAGTTTCTGGCTGAGTCTCAGTTCCTGTTTGAGTTCGTATCCCATTTTAAGTGCCGTTATGCGTGTACGTTATACGTGATGCGGAAAGAAAAAGTCTTTTACGTATAACGCATCACGCACACGCATCACGGGTTTATTCCCGCATCACGGGTTTATTACAGCTTGAACCTGTCGCCCAGGTACACCTCCCTGACCTGTCCGTTATCCACTATCTCGTCCGGCGTGCCGTCGGCCAGTATCCTGCCGCCGTCTATTATATAAGCCCTGTCGCATATGCCGAGCGTGGCGCCCACGTTGTGGTCGGTCACGAGTATGCCCATCCCCTTTTCCTTCAACTCCACCACTATGTCCTGCACGTCCCCGACGGTTATCGGATCTATGCCCGAGAACGGCTCGTCGAGGAGGAGGAAGTTCGGGGAGGTGACCATGGCCCTGGCTATCTCCACCCTCCTCCTCTCCCCTCCGGAGAGCTGGTAGGCACGGACCCCTGCCAGACGCGCCACCCCGAGTTCTTCGAGGTGGACGTTCGTCCTCTCCCTCACCTCCGCGTCCGGGAGGCCGAGGGTCTCAACTATGGCCCTTACGTTCTCCTCGACCGTCAGTTTCCTGAAGACCGATGGTTCCTGCGGGAGATAGCCTATGCCTCGCCTGGCCCTCTCGTACATGGGCATGGCGGTTATGTCCTCATCCCCCGCCCGTACCACGCCCCCGTCCGGGCTCACGAGCCCCACTATCATATAGAAAGTGGTGGTCTTGCCGGCCCCGTTCGGCCCCAGGAGCCCCACGACCTCTCCGGGCCCTACCGAGAGGGATACGCCGTCGACCACCTTCCTCGTGCGGAAGGATTTAGCGAGCCCCTCTGCAGATATCCTCTCCACTCTTATCGCTCTCCGTCCCCGCCGCCCCCGCCGCCTCTTCCGGGCAGTCCTTCTCGGGCATTATCACGGCCCTTACCCTGCCGCCTTTGCTGCTCTCCACGACCGAACTATCGTCTTCGAGGTTTATGGTTATCCTGGCCCCCGTAACGGTATCCGCGCACTGCCGGACCACCGGACGGCCCGTAAGTACGACGGTCCTTCCCGCCCTCTCGTATACGGCCTTCGTGGCCGTGGCGGTTTTGTTTCCACTGACTATCAAGACGTTCCCCGTGGCCACTATCTCTCTCACTTCGTCCTTGTCGCTATAGTGCATGGTCAACTCGTCCGAGCATAAGACGAAGTCCCCCTTCGCGGCCACGTCCCCCCTGAAGACCACGACCTTTCCCGAGGTATCGGCCTCCATCGTGTCGGAGGTTATGACGACGGGGGAGTCAAGCTTCATTTCCTTCGCTTCTTCCGCGGCCACAGTACTCTGTGCGGACGATAAAAGTACAGCCACGGCCAGGGGGAAAAACGGGGAAAATGGAAAAAATGGAAAAAATGGAAAAAAACCCCTGGCGGCGTATCCGCCGCATTGCCTCCCTTTAAATAGAAACATCGCTAAGTACCGTCTTTACGTCCCGGAGCACCGAAAAGCCCCCCCCTTCGACGTTCATCCTGAAACCCACGCCGGTAATCTTCATGCCCCTGGAGAGCAGTTCGACCTCCACCTCCGAAGTCGCCTCCCTGGAACGGGTCGAGTAGTCAAGCCTTTCGGTCAGGAGGCTGTACCCGTCATCGGAGACCACCTTCACCGCGCCCGTTATCTCTATCCGCTCGTTCTTTTCGCTGTACCTACCCTCTTTTCCGGTAAGGGTATAGGTGCCCCCGTCCTTCGAATAGAAGATGAACCGGACGTTTTCGAAGACCGTTAAGTCCTCGTCGGCGAGACGGGTGGCGGAGTCGGCCTCCATCTCCCACTCCGTCACGCCGTCCTTGGTGCCGTAGTAGCGGATCTCGTCCATGCCGCCGCCGGCCTCGAGAGAGGCGACCTGTGCGGCCATGGAGGCGAGTTCCATGGCCTTATTGACCTTCGCGTTCATAAGTACCGCGACGGCCAGACCGGCCACAGAGACTATGACGAACCCGAAAAGGAGTATCCTCGTTCTGCGCTTCATAGCATAAAAAATAAGCCCGTTCCCGACGACCCACCTGGGCGGGGGGCGGGGGGGAAATAGAGTGACAATTATGGGGCTCTGAGGAGCCCCATATGCAGTCAAAACGGACCACTTCAGTCCATTACGGGCAAGCGTAGCAAGAACTATGCCCAAGTGAAATTATACCACCGGGCTCGGGGGGTGTAAAGGGCTTTCCCCCTACCCCCCTTACCGTGAATGGCCGCTTACCAACTGGTCCCACTTCCCCTGAGTCCGGAGGATAAGCTCCGCCACCTCCCGTACCGCCCCCCGGCCACCCGGCCTTTCGGTCACATAGTCGGCCCTGGCCCGCACCTCGCCTACCGCGTCGCTCACCGAGGCGGAAAAGCCCACCCGTGTAAGGACCGGGAGGTCGGGAAGGTCGTCCCCTATGTAGGCCGCCTCAGGGGGAGTGATACCGAGCTTGCCGAGTATCTCCTCGAACGCATCATCCTTGTTTTCCACTCCCTGATAGACGAACTTTATGCCTAGCTCTCCGGCCCTGCGCTTGACTATGCCTGAGCTCCTGACGGTTATAATCGCGCACTCGATCCCGGCCTTTACCAAAAACTTTATCCCGTGGCCGTCGTGGGCATGGAAGCTCTTTATCTCGTCCCCCTGCTCCGTATAGCTGATCCTGCCGTCGGTCAAAACGCCGTCCACGTCGAGGATCAGGAGTTTTACGGCCTTAACCTTCCGGACGAGATCATCACTTAAAATATCCGCCATCGTCCCCTCCTGTAATAAGGTATCGACACCCTGCCGTATGCTACCACTTATACGGCCCCTATTGCCACGGTAAAAGCAAAGTCCATCCCCTCGCCAGCTCCGAGGCTGAAAGGTTTCAAAAAGACCAGGCACGTGCCCTGGTAGTTCCTCTCGAAGCCGGCCTCGGAGAGCGAGACCGTCTCCACGGGGAAGTGCCAGAGCGTTACGGGCCCTTTGAAGCTGAAACCGACCTTGACCCCGGCAAACCGGTCGGTTAGCTCCACTGCTTCAACCCCGCCTGCCTCTCCGGAAGCGTCAAGGCCGACGGTGTGGCCTCCTATACTTAACGAACAGGCCGGGCCGTTGCAGCCCGGCAGGCAGAGGTTCAGCTCCACGGCGAGCCTTGCTTTGACCGGGCCGCTGGCCGCGTTCTCTACCCGGTAGGTAACGGAAAAGGTGGACGGGCCCGCGACGATCTCTTTTCTCACGACTATCCCCTCGCCGCCGACTACTCCTCCCCTCGAAAGCACGACCCCCTTGCCTTTAATCTCTACGGCGTAACTCCCGTTGGAAAAGTCCCCGAGGTCGGTATACTCGGAGGACCGGAAGGCCTCGACGGTCTCATCGTCTCCGAGGAAGTGGTCCCTCAGCGAACTCCTCCTTAAGCGGTCGAACTTCAAGTACCTGTCGAGCCCCTTTTCCTTAAGCGGCGTGCTGTCGTGGATGCTTTTACCAACCCCTCCACCCCTTTCCTTTTCGAAGACGGCCTCCTTGAGCTTCTCATGGTAGCCTTCCCTCCATCTCGAAAACGTGTTGAAGAGATTTACGGCCCCGGGGTTCCAGTCGAGTTCGACGAGCGTGCCGCCGCGCTCCGGGCTCAGGAAGAGGGATAGCTTTTCGGTCCTCACGACGACCTCGTCGAAGGTGTCGGCATCGAGGTCGCGGCTCTCCACGGACGGCTTTATGCCCACGGCATTTTCGGCCTTTATCAGGTTCTCGTATACGGCGGTCCGAAGGTGAGGCAGATAGAGTCCTCCGAAGACCCCGTGCCAGTAGGCGTCGTTGCACTGTGACATGTATAGACGGCGGAGCGCCTCCCCGGCGCCTTTCCGCTTCCGGCCTGCGGCTGCCGCCGCCACGGCCCGGCTCGCGCCGAGCATCCTCTTATGCATCCAGTCGGCCTCGGGGTACTTGGCGAGGAAGTTCCGCCACGCCCCGCCGTGGAGGAACCTCTTGACCCTCTCTCCATCTTCCCATGCCTTAAGCTCTTCAGTGAGGGCCGCGTAGTCGGCCGAGGCATCGGGCGGCAAGGCCCAGCCGCCCATCTCCATATAGGAGGTGGTGGGAAGGTAGACCCTCCCGAGCGGCCCTTCCATATCCATATACTCCGAGAAGGTGCGCGGCGTGAGCCACCCGTCCGAGCCCTCGATCTTCTCAAGGAATTTTCCAAGCCAGCGCTCCTTATAGACCCATTTGGCCGTACCGGGCCATACGCCGAACTTCTCTCCGTCGTCGGCGAATATGGCGGCGCGGCCCTTCTTCCCCGTGGAAAAACCCTTGAGATACCCCTCGAAGCTATCGACCGGCTCGAACGGTATCAGGTACCTGAGCCTCTCGCTCCCGGGAAAGACCTTTACCGGGGCGCCCTGGTCCTCGGTAACGTAGTAGCCGCCGAGCTCGTCCGGCTTGAGGCCGGACTTTATGAAGTGGTAGTCGTCCACCACGACGTACTCGACGCCGGCTTCCTTAAGGAAGGACGGAAGGGTCGGGTCCCAGACCCTCTCGGCGAGCCATATCCCTCGGGGCCTCGTGCCGAAGAGTTTTTCGATCCTGTCGGAGAAGGAGGTTATCTGCCCCACCCTGTCGGCCGGGGGTATTATGGAGAGTATGGGCTCGTAGTAGCCCCCTCCCATTATCTCGACCTGTCCCCTATCGACCATAGCGCCGAGCATCTCGATATACTCCGGATGCTCGTCCGCGAACCAGTCGAGGAGAAAGCCGGAGGTATGGAGGGAAATTTTTATCGCGGGATGCTTTGAAAGCTCTTCGAGGAACGGGAGGTAGGCCCTTCCATACGCGTCGTCGAGGACGTGAGGGAAGTTGCCCACCGGCTGGTGGTTGTGTATGCAGAAGATAAAGGAGGTCATAGGAGCTCTACCACGTGGGCCACCCTCGCCTCTACCCCCGAGCGGTGGAGCCCGTCCTTTATCTGGACTATGCAGCCCGGACAGGCCGTTGCGACCACCGGGGCCCCGGTCGCGCGTATGGACTCGGCCTTCTTCCCGGCTATCTCGCTCGACGTATCGTAGTCCGAGAAGGCCAGGCCGCCGCCGAGCCCGCAGCATTCGGAAGGGCCCTCCATCTCGGCAAGTGCGAATCCAGCCCCCTCCAGGAGCGCCCTCGGCTCTTCTCTTATCCCCTGGAACCTGCCGAGGTGGCAGGGGTCGTGGTAGGTGACGGGCGTACCTCTCGGAAGAGAGCCCTCCCCTCCACCATTGTACGACAGCTCGCCGGCGAGAAGCTCGGTTATGTCGCGGACCCGTGAGGAAAACTTTTCCACCCTCTCTCTCATCTCCGGCCCCTCGTCGGCGAGCACCTTCATGAAGACACTCTTTAACGCGTGGGTGCACGTGGCACAAGAGGTGGTTATATAGTCGAGCCCTTCGTCCTCGAAGGCCTCGATATTTTTAAGCGCAAGGCTCTTAGCCGTCTCCACGTCCCCCATCGAAAGCGCGGGCATGCCGCAGCATATCTGCCCGGACGGCACCACGGCCTTTGCCCCGGCCTTTTTAAGGACCCTGAGCGTTGCCTCCCCTATACCCGGCAGCAGATAGTTTACCCCGCAGCCCGCGAAGAAACCGACCGTGGGTACCCCGTCTTTTTTTCCCCCGGCCTCCGAGAGTGAACTCACCTCGGGGCTGTCGAGGAAGAACGTCTCCGGGAGTTTTGGGATGAGCCTGCCGTCGCCTATGAGCGGGAGCGGGAAGCGGCTTAGGAGCCCGCTCTCGACGGTCGAGGACTTGAGGACCAGGGAAAAAACT
It encodes the following:
- the metK gene encoding methionine adenosyltransferase, which produces MEMREYLFTSESVTEGHPDKVSDQISDAILDALLTDDPKSRVACETLVTTGLAMVAGEITTNAVVDYQDVVRETIKGIGYTGSDMGFDWRTCAVLVALDRQSPDIAMGVDAGEKKEQGAGDQGLMFGYACDHTPEFMPLPIVLAHRITMGLAEARKRGTLDFLRPDGKSQVTVRYRDGRPVGVDTVVVSSQHSPDVSDDTLREGIIEEVVKKAVAPGLLTPETVYHVNPTGKFVVGGPHGDCGLTGRKIIVDTYGGHGSHGGGAFSGKDPSKVDRSASYMARYIAKNVVAAGLAAECEVQLAYAIGVADPVSVMVDTSGTEKVPTEKIEALIKERFRLKPAEIIEDLDLLRPIYRKTAAYGHFGRNEPEFKWELTDKAGELVEAAGL
- the ptsP gene encoding phosphoenolpyruvate--protein phosphotransferase, which codes for MTDDSKEVSLLRGIGVSSGIVIGKAYRIDKGMAESTYYCHLDPSDTDAEIKRFRDALKQSREQLQRIKRKLAVEGKVREHIRIIDAHLMILKDRMLIKDTIDVIKGQRANAEWALRTVLKEIKDTFDKMDDEYLRERGSDIEHIVDRVLVNLSGRKEATMSDIKEPVVVVAHDLSPTDTAQMAGSKVLAFLTDIGGRTSHTSIVARSLEIPAVVGLENVTRKVETGDTVVVDGMTGAVIINPSKSVIKVYERRRERYESYGRALLHYKDLPAETTDGHRISLTGNMEMTEEVSSLVDHGAEGIGLYRSEFLYLNRRDLPGEEEHLRAYKRVLKKVAPNPVVIRTLDVGGDKLLSHGEPVEEANPAMGLRAIRFTLKRTDIFKTQLRAVLRASASGKIRVLFPMLSGVEELRRAKALLEEAKEELKREKKPFDPDIEVGAMIEVPSAALIADIMAKEADFFSIGTNDLLQYSLAIDRVNEHVAYLYEPLHPGVLRIIKSVADAAQAQGIPVGVCGEMAGEPEHALIFLGMGIDQLSMNAFSLLRVKRLIRSVSFSEAREISMKVLEFSTAKEVENYVSARLSEFYREEFSN
- a CDS encoding HPr family phosphocarrier protein, whose product is MSVEKTLTIKNRLGLHARAASRFVQTTNKFTADVFVSKDGQEVDGKSIMGLLILAAPEGSEIEVRVSGEDAEAAIAAIEELIDRRFDEEE
- a CDS encoding PTS sugar transporter, with the protein product MILAHGAVAESIAGAAAAIAGEADGLRTVSLEEGDTGDTVKKKLVAAVSDVDGGDGVMVFTDMFGGTTTNVALSLLRQGKVEVMTGVNLPVILKFLSHREKLAFPDLVLHLKEHGRESIVLAGDILKAGK
- the hprK gene encoding HPr(Ser) kinase/phosphatase, with amino-acid sequence MPITVKELLDERSLALKADTGRVGLSKEISTPRIQKPGLLLTGLLEELHPDRVQIFGAAEIGYLTSLDQDGRALSLKILEEAEIAAIIVTRGIEAPDFLLDLTRRKQIPVLSTQLTSSILIERLIRFLEDRLAPTTTMHGVLADVLGIGTLILGKSGIGKSECALDLVSRGYRLVADDAVIVKRLSTATLFGSSSGITRYHMEVRGVGIINVKDLFGITAIRERKQMDLVVELVDWDPKGDYERLGFEDKTRDILGVDLPYFQIPVSPGRSVATIVEVAARNQVLKIMGYRPGTELEKRLRAKLHDPEKTGGSRRP
- a CDS encoding PTS sugar transporter subunit IIA; protein product: MRLTDVLSRDNVISDLGASEKRELLDEMASDLCERVGGLDREKLLEMLLEREKLGSTGIGHGVAIPHGKIKGIEEVLVAFGRSRKGVDFNSMDDKPVHLFFMIVAPENSTAVHLKVLASISRLLRDSGFRKRLIKASSGEEIYRIIAEEDERLNSAVRIRH
- the raiA gene encoding ribosome-associated translation inhibitor RaiA — translated: MQVTFTFRHIGSSDAIKEYAEEKTERIRKYLADPIEVHWVLSVEKIRHIAEVTVVAKNLTVKAQEETQEMYSAIDKVIDKIEKQVRKHKEKVKGHKGAGARGGEPEGALEEGPPRIVKTENVFLKPMSVEEATMQMEVVKKDFLVFTDAATSNVNVLYRRGDGGLGLIETRVR
- the rpoN gene encoding RNA polymerase factor sigma-54 gives rise to the protein MGYELKQELRLSQKLLMTPQLRMAIKMLQLSRLELEALVSEELQSNPVLEEAGPSEGEGGEGEDAAKEQMGSEGVGGVEGGEGAPEPAQEQSVPEMDWEAYLEDSENRSLPGTSFSGGREDDNYLENISRPGGSLEEHLLLQLKLSDLSEEEIKAGEFIIGNIDESGYLRVVDKEGMGEEEHEAATVNEIASQTTLPVEDTARVLEAVRGFDPAGVGAVSTVQCLLFQARRLPVRDTVVEGIISGHLRQLANRNYKAIAREMGISIDEVVEGTRMITGSLNPAPGAGFGVDESRTIIPDVYIQKVGDEYVVTLNEDGMPKLKISGYYRKVIKGGDGVSRADKGYIRDRLRSAAWLIKSVYQRQRTICRVAESIVKFQREFLDKGLEHLKPIVLKDVAEDIGMHESTISRVTSNKYAHTPRGIFELKYFFSTGMSRADGSDTTAEYVKEKLKDIIGAEDSRSPSSDRKVADLLKEAGIVLARRTVTKYREEMGILPAGKRKSPF
- the lptB gene encoding LPS export ABC transporter ATP-binding protein yields the protein MERISAEGLAKSFRTRKVVDGVSLSVGPGEVVGLLGPNGAGKTTTFYMIVGLVSPDGGVVRAGDEDITAMPMYERARRGIGYLPQEPSVFRKLTVEENVRAIVETLGLPDAEVRERTNVHLEELGVARLAGVRAYQLSGGERRRVEIARAMVTSPNFLLLDEPFSGIDPITVGDVQDIVVELKEKGMGILVTDHNVGATLGICDRAYIIDGGRILADGTPDEIVDNGQVREVYLGDRFKL